The genomic interval GTTAAAAGCAGTTGCCCTTCGGGCTTACCTGTACCACCAGGTCCTCCATAATGCCGTGTGTATTGACCTGTTAGAtctacattataattttttccttgagCTATGCTGTATTTCAATCCAGCAGCTCCATCAGTGCCATAGCCTGGAATTCTATTAGCAGCAACAAAAGCTGTGGAGCCCGAAGGTTTATGGGAGTAATCCAATTCGCCTCTATACGAGTCAGGTTTAAGCCCGTGTGAATTCCAAGCCTTCGATGCACCGTATTCACCATCGACTTGGTGATGATCGTTACTCCAAAGCGTACCTTTTTGTCCTAACGAATAACCATTTTGATTTGCACCCCATGTCAAGTctctgaaattgaaaaatcacaaAGTCATTCAAAAGAAActcaattaaattgaaaatatacctTTTTTGTCTTTCGAGTGGATTCACCAAATATTCTTGATCATTTTCATCTTGAATTATATCAATCGGCAGAGATGAAGCGGCTGTTGTTATTgctaaaactaaaataatgcTCTTCATTATTGAAAGTTTCTTTCAACTTGACTTTGTCTCGAAATGTTTGGTACTGAATCACAAGAAGTCAgttgtaaatttatataaacacaCACAAACTTGGACTGGTATTTTACTTGAGCTTGAGATTTCCTGTAGAAATGGTATTTTACATATTGGGAATTacttattttcaacaatttaataACAGATAAAGATTGTTTACGTTTATAAAAGAGTAAATGTGATAAAACATATTTGCTTAAAGAGTACAACTGATATTTTTGCTATTTATATTATTCtggttatatgaaaaaagtcgattttggtgaaaagttgttttgaaaagttACTACACTTGGTTATTCTGATGAAGAAGAATTACTCAGCATCTGGCAATTTGAACGTGCTGGTTTTATTTGTTACGTATCTTTTAGAAGGCACCCAAACAAGTTCAATAGGATTCAGATCCGGGTAATAAGGTGGTCACTCCAAATCATTTCAACCATGCCgctttgaaattttatcaacttCTTAACTCccaaattaatttcaaacattgaaatactttttcaaCATTACCACTTTTTTCATTACCCCTTTTAGAGATGAAGATGAGATCTCAAGCCGTTTTTGTAATTAATGAATTTCCTCTCGCCATCAGCCATCAATTCCTCCAGACATTTTAGGTTTTATCTGTCGCCGAATTTTTGTATACCGTGCCGGCTAAAAAGTTATAAAGGTCAAAAGGTCgagaaaatcagtttttttcaaGCATCTCGCGATCTATTGTTCGGAGGACAATGGCgcttattgaaaaaattgttcctagtaaaattatctacaaaaaatctCTTTTGCATTCCCGTTCTCCTCGTTTGCTCACCACCTACGAGGTAAAATGCAAGGCGCGTTCTTTTAACATGGTTTCCCCCTGTAAGCACGATCCATGATATTCAATAAAAGGTTTTGTTATTCAagaatacataattttttattggaatttagtacaatacaaaaaagcaaaaataaactttggtacaatttttttttattcattgtcgatattttcagtttttcaatcTAATACACTAAAACGTCGATTAGGGCGAAAACGTTTCAAAAAAGTTTCAGTTTCTGGTAATCTGAACTTGCTGTTGTTATTTCTAGCGTGTCGTGTGAAATGCGCCAAAACAAGATCAAAGGATTAAGATCAGGTTGATATGGTGGCGACCTtaaagtattattatttttttttgaaattttatcaacttcatgtttttaagttttaaaaCTCATCGTTTGCACTTCAAAGTATTTTAATACTCAAACTTCAGCATATCACGTAagaataaaagatttttgtCACTCAACCTctgtatcattattttttctcgaaGTTGTGGCAACAGGAGCAGGGAATCAAGAAAAAGGAGCAGGAAAGCAGAGCGCTCGAATCGACGAATAATCTGTAAGTGCCTTTTCCTTTTTACCTTTTCAAACCCCTCTGTATAAGGATTTTGGTAAAGATagttaaattttgttcattgcGAA from Diorhabda sublineata isolate icDioSubl1.1 chromosome 8, icDioSubl1.1, whole genome shotgun sequence carries:
- the LOC130447773 gene encoding uncharacterized protein LOC130447773 — encoded protein: MKSIILVLAITTAASSLPIDIIQDENDQEYLVNPLERQKRDLTWGANQNGYSLGQKGTLWSNDHHQVDGEYGASKAWNSHGLKPDSYRGELDYSHKPSGSTAFVAANRIPGYGTDGAAGLKYSIAQGKNYNVDLTGQYTRHYGGPGGTGKPEGQLLLTGEYRFP